The DNA region TAGGGACAATGTGCTGAGGTGGGTGCTCATCTGAGAAACTGACCCTCGAAGACAAGCACGAACTAAAGGAGAGGTCTTGCTGGATTTTTAACAAGAAGCTGGCATCTGAGTTCAgcctgacctttgacctttgaaGCTCCTGAAGTAGTAGGGCCTTATTTTTATGCTCATAGTAAAAACAAGTGGAAAATATGTAACAATGAGATTGTCGAGAGGGATGACCAAGAAACTCCAGCATGCTAAGGCGGTCAGTCATCCGGCATGAGTCTTGTCAAGCTCAAGAGTGCTCACTGGAAGCCCAGACTATAGCCACCAAGCCCTGTCTCCCGCTCGTGCACACGGCCAAGTCCACAAACATGGGTGGAGGCTCTACCCACCCGGGACGTGACACTCGAAACACACAATTGTGCTTCTCTATAGGCCCTAAAATGAATGCTACACGTCAGACTCCCAGCTCTCCAGAGAAGCCTGTCACAGAGGTTCTCCAGTAAAATGTCACCTGGCCAGGGCTGCTCCATTAGCCTCAGTGGGGCAGCATGACCTTGGGTCGGCACACTGCAAACCAGAAGGATGGGGCTCTGGAGCTGGGGTGACTCATCAGGGAAGGTGAGGCTGAGAGTCTGTCTTTAATAAAGTGGAAACAAGCTAagtttcaaagttaaaaaaacaaaacaaaaccaacccgtAGTACTTCGGGGGCCACACTGTGCCCGTGATAGTCAACAGAATTCACTCTAAAGCAAGATGGGAGTTCTCTATGGGACGGGGCTCCCCGAAAGTATCCTTTCCTCAACTCTACCCTGATGTTCTTCTCTTGACCTAATCCCAAGATGTATTGTTCTCAGGAAAATTGAGTGAATTTATCTACAGTCTATTTCATTTTGTATAAAGGGTCTACTATACATATCCATGCGGACGTTAAACTCCTGACTTTCCTGCCTTATCATCTCAGGTGGTGGGATTACATGCGTGctgtaatttttattcattttgtaacCTTTACTATGTTTTACTATTATTatgtaacttatttattttactagtAGGTGTCTAACGTGTGCAAGTATGGGCATGAGCATCTACTGTGAGTGTGGAAATCAGGACAACTTTCCGGGGTTGGATCTCCTCTTTAGTCATGGGTTCTAGGGCTCCAGCTCAGATTCCCCTGTTGTCTGGCAAGCACTGGTTAGccagccatcctgccagcctgactttaacatgaaaaaaaaaaaatcctctctaaTCCACTTCCCTTGAAATGTCCTAAAAAGCTAAATAACAACCTGAAGTTCCACTGGGGTATAATGATGAAATGCACTGTCTCCAAAGCAGAAATTTATCACTAACAAAATTAAAGtctatcatatatttaaatctcCCTTAATAGATTTCCATACAACTTTGAAAAACacaacaccaacacacacacagagcatgctaTTCAACTAGGACCATCCAACTGAAACAGACANNNNNNNNNNNNNNNNNNNNNNNNNNNNNNNNNNNNNNNNNNNNNNNNNNNNNNNNNNNNNNNNNNNNNNNNNNNNNNNNNNNNNNNNNNNNNNNNNNNNNNNNNNNNNNNNNNNNNNNNNNNNNNNNNNNNNNNNNNNNNNNNNNNNNNNNNNNNNNNNNNNNNNNNNNNNNNNNNNNNNNNNNNNNNNNNNNNNNNNNNNNNNNNNNNNNNNNNNNNNNNNNNNNNNNNNNNNNNNNNNNNNNNNNNNNNNNNNNNNNNNNNNNNNNNNNNNNNNNNNNNNNNNNNNNNNNNNNNNNNNNNNNNNNNNNNNNNNNNNNNNNNNNNNNNNNNNNNNNNNNNNNNNNNNNNNNNNNNNNNNNNNNNNNNNNNNNNNNNNNNNNNNNNNNNNNNNNNNNNNNNNNNNNNNNNNNNNNNNNNNNNNNNNNNNNNNNNNNNNNNNNNNNNNNNNNNNNNNNNNNNNNNNNNNNNNNNNNNNNNNNNNNNNNNNNNNNNNNNNNNNNNNNNNNNNNNNNNNNNNNNNNNNNNNNNNNNNNNNNNNNNNNNNNNNNNNNNNNNNNNNNNNNNNNNNNNNNNNNNNNNNNNNNNNNNNNNNNNNNNNNNNNNNNNNNNNNNNNNNNNNNNNNNNNNNNNNNNNNNNNNNNNNNNNNNNNNNNNNNNNNNNNNNNNNNNNNNNNNNNNNNNNNNNNNNNNNNNNNNNNNNNNCCAGGAGAAACCGGCTGACAAGGTCACAACCCCACAGGACCAGGAGAAACCGGCTGACAAGGTCACTCTACTCAGCTTCCACTATGGTCTTCTCCTGGCTCCAGGCTCCTGAGGACCCATCAGGAGCCAGCTTGGGCCTGGGAACACTGAGACGCTTAGCCCAGGGATGCTCTGACACTCCCCTGGACAGCTACCGGGAGGGCTTCAGTGAGCTCACAGGCAGGCTCGCTTGCTCACTCACAGCAGCAGACCCTCATGGTGCCTGCACCAGGGGGCAGGAGTAACAAGGCTGGGCGGGGCTCAGGGCTGGGTGGGGCTCAGGGCTGTGAGTTCCTTTTCTGTGCAGCTTGAAGGAGGAGGTAAGTAGCTTGCTGagattgaaattaaaaacaagaagacaGAGCTGAGGGTGCAGAGCCTTTCAACCCCGGGCACAtgacgcacacacagagacaacccAGCTGGTACAGACACCAGCCTGCCCTTCCCAGTGCGGGAGAAGAGCTCAGGGAAGTTTGGTCTACTCGCCACACTCGGGCTCGGGCCACGGTGCCTTTAAAAACCCATTTACAGAAAATATGAATCAAGCCACTTAAGATGTGTAGTCTCTGGGACAAATTGTGTGACCTGGGCAAAGTATTCAACCTCTGTGGTTCCCGGCTTGTCATCTGTCAGTCAGTAGTACACTCACTCCACTGCCCTTGGTACGGTCCGACCTGGTGAAGCTTTATAAAACTCTGACACTCTTGTGCATCTGACTCTTACAGTAGCTCTATGGACTGGAAGGACCACTAATCCCACTGTACAAACTGAGAGAGAGACTAAGGAGCTGACTGGACCttcagggcctcactgtgtagccccggcCATCTGCAAGGGCTTTgcttccaggtgctgggactataggtgtgtgccacatgtTCGAGTCCATTGTTTTTTCTCACAACATCACAGCACCAGCTGGTTCTAAACTCTTCCCACAATCCCTCATGTCCTTTCTGCAAAGGATCTCTGCTATCAATGAGGTGGTGATCTAAGAACACGCCATTAACACTTTCCTAGAGGTGAAGAACCATCACACAAGAGATTAAACCAGCGCTAGATGTGGGCCTTTTTAAGAAACtccttgccgggtgtggtggcgcacgcctttaatcccagcactcaggaggcagaggcaggcagatttctaagttcgaggccagcctggtctacaaagtgagtttcaggacagccagggctacacagagaaaccctgtctcagaaaaaaaccaaaaaacaaacaaacaaaaaacctccttGGGCTGGTGTGTTTCCCTGTGACCTTTGACCTATgaccttcctccctttccttctcttatcATCCACCCACATACAGAGGGTATGACGACTTTTGAATATTTGGGTGTTCTTTTTATTACTGGCAGCTGTGAGCCCTGTCTCGTTTACAGGTAAAACTCTGAGGAACTGGCTGGGAGTcctgactggtgtgtgtgtgtgtgtgtgtgtgtgtgtgtgtgtgtgtgtgtgtgtgtgtgcgcgcgcgcgcgcgcgcgcgcgctgtCAGGAGAGGAgatgacccctccccccccagccccgccccgcTCGGCTCCGCCCAGCCTACCAGCGATGCTTTCCCATTACATTGGGCACTAACCTGCTTTGcccatttcccctttcctcagtGAGCCTTCAGCCTGGTACCCAGCTTTGAGATGAGGCCTGCTTAGCACCAGTGAAGTTCCCCACGTTCAAACCAACAACGTTCTGTGTGGAGATGAGGGAGTCAAAGTTAAAATCCAACCCATCCGCATCCATAAGTTCACTACGGATGATGGACTCCATGTCACATTCCAAGCTCCCATTGAACATGTCCAGGTCCAAGTCACTGGGGAACCTATCATGGCCCATGACGGGAAGGTTTGCACTAGCTGAATACAGTGGGGAGCCTGAGAGAGAGTCTGAGAGGGTTTGCATAGACTGGCTGGCGGGAGACTGCTGCTGGTGTTTGGCTGAGCCAAGGCTGCTGGAGTCACTCAAGCCCATGTTGCTGACGGAATTTGACAAGGCACGGCTGCCACCAAGAGCGCCCTGGGTTTGGTGCTGGTGGTGGAGCAAGTTCTGATTGACCAAACTCCCCTGGGTAGGCTGGGCAGCAAAGGACATCATTGGGTCGTTGCGAAGCATCACGTTCCGGCGGGCATTCTGGGCAGACACGGCGGTGCTAGCCTGAGACATCAAGGGGTCTGACTGGGTCATCATGACATCGCTGTGGCTGAGTGAGTCTGAAGCGAGCAGGTCTTGGAGTGTCTGGTTGCCGTAGTGTGACACGGAAGAGAAGGTGGCGGGTCTGTTCTCCTGGATGGTCTGCATGGGTGACTGGCGCAAGGAGTTCAGAGACGAAGGTCCAAACACGGTACTGTTGAAGGAGCCGGTTGGGGAGCCCAGGCCGGAGCTCTTGGCGGTATACGGGAAGCTGGAGCCTCGTTGCATTAGCCCGCCGGGAGGCGATGGCTGCGATGGCGGTAGCGCGATGTTATCTAGCAGGTCGTCCATGAGGTTCTCGGCCAGCCCGTCGTTCAGATTCATGGTGCCGGCCATGTCTGTCAGCCGCGGAAGCTCCACAGTACATGGCTTGTTCACAGAAGGCGACAGGCTGGCAGAGCTGCTGTACAGCATGGGGGACAGGGGTCCATCATCGTCCTGGACGTCATCTAGCTCCGTGCTTGCCAGGATGGGTGACAGGCGGCCGCTCACGGTGCTGGCGTTGGAATTGGTGCGCGAGCGGAAGTCGGTCCACGCATCCAGCTCATCGCTGCTGCGGGACGTGGGGCTACCAGGCCACTTGGAGAGCTGGGATGGACTGTCGTCTGCTGACTCTGGGGCAGCCTGCAGGGCCGCCTTCTTCTTGGCTGCCCGGCCTCGGCTCTTGGTGTACTTGTTGCTGTTGTCCATGGAGACAGCACGCCGCCGGGGGGCCTTCCCGCTCTTTCCCCCATCGGGGTTGATGATCCACCAAGAGCTCTTGCCAGTGCCTTCATTCTGAACTCGCATGAATCGGCTGTGCAGGGACAAGTTGTGCCGGATGGAGTtctgcagagaaagggaaaagggaactGTGAGCAGGAAGGTTCAGGCCAAACAGACATGCAGAGTCTTTGGTTTCTAAAGACCTCTCGAGGTGTTTCTAAAGAACAAACAGCctaagagacaaacaaaacatttcttaTAACTTTTAGGAGGGAAAAGAAGgtacctacacatacatatgggGGGGACCCAACTTGTgggagttgtttttttgttttgttttgttttgttttgttttttacttccaCCACGTGggccctggggactgaactcaggccatcaggtttgggggaaatggctttttttttttaatccactgaaccatcttgccagcccagctTCAGTTTTATATACAAACATCTTTTTGACTTGGTTCAAAGCACCAAGTGAAGTGGAAAGGCTCATGTTGGGCGTCCTATGAAGGAGACACTCACCAACACTGCCCAAGTTCCCAGGTAACTGCCTGCTGTCTGTAACTTTGTTTCTTATTCTGCAGTTCACACTGATATTTTATGACCAGGCCACTCCCTCTCCATACTTTGCAGCCAACTTCCCAGCTCTCTGAGAAACTAGTCACCTGGGTGGCTGTACTGTCCTTGTACTGTCCTTGGCTCTGTAAGTATAGAGCAGCAACTAGCTCCTAAATGCTTCTATCAGAAAGCTTACCTGTTCCCTCCAGGGAGCCCTGCCACTGCTCACAACTCAGCACATAATGTCTGCTGACAGGGCAGGGCAGAAGTCAGGGATAAGACGAACAGAGAAACTCCCTTAGAACAGGCATCATTTACTTACCCATTCTGCACTCTCAGGATGGGTGGGGTGAGCAACTTCCTTCCAAAGAGTACAGaagaaaaaggggagagagagatctgagagATGCGTGTGGCTGGGTGACCAGAGCTGATGGTAACACAGCACATTGTTACTGTGTATCCTAGGTAAAATGGCAACTTTTCCATCAGTCTTTTTCCAAAGCCCAAATCCCGATGAATCATAAGAAATACATGAATTCCAATTAAAGGGCATTTACACAAGCCTGTTTAGTACTGCCCAGAACTGCCACAGCAAAGGAGTGACCAGGAAATGTAACGGGAGCCAGAGCATCCTGAATGAGATCTCAtcacagaacacaaacaaacaaacaccaaccacacacacacacacacacacacacacacacacacacaaatcagaaaaGACCTGGGAAGTCTGATTAGTATTTATAGGTCTTAGCTCATAATAATGATAAATGTTGGCTCATCAGAGCCGACACTTATACCAGGACTCCTATGTAGGGTGCTACGAGGGGACACTTGACGGTGGATCCATGTTGAATTCCTGCTAATTTCACACGTTTCCTATATATCTAAAACAATCCTCCTCCCATTAAAGTGGGGCAAATCCCCTTAAAATTCTAATAATCTGCACCCACTGCAAGAATCTTCCTTCTGGCTTAGCAGACACATCCAGTTGCCAAGGATAACCAGGCTCAGACTTATCTCTGCCACTGGCCAATCACATGACCCCATGCAAATCATTTTGTCCTTCTGCAACACCAACAGGTTCCCATCTTCATTATGATCATGATAAAATCCAGCCACCCCTCCCTGCCAGGGTGACATAACAGTGACAGATGATAATGCACTTCAGAAGCCAGTCACGCTATCAGCCAGCGTTTTCCTCCTCTCAGGAAGTGCAGGTCCCGAGTGAGGAGTGCTCAGAGCTGGGGCAGGCTCCTTCTAATCTGTATGATGCCTGCCCTGTGTGTGGCAGGAAGAGAGCTGACAGTGTTCCCCACATCTGGAATAGAACCTGCCACCCATATGAGTTTTTATTGGCAAGTTTAAGGATAAAAGACATTGTCTAATACTGCATATTAAATACAAACAATTCTAAAAGTCACATTTAAAAAGACTTGGCAATCATCAACTGTATTTATGTAGAAGATACAAATACATGTGTTCTACcagattgtttttaaaacacagaaagtcAACAGAATTTTGTCATaagtaaataactcaaaatacAAAGTATTCCTGATATGCATTCCTAGTCAAGAAGGGACTGTAGTTCAGGCTGGGCCAAGAGCACCAGCCATTCTGCTGACAGCTGCCATTTTCTACAACTGCCACCAAGATGGGTAAGACACAGCACCCGAGGACCCCGTGGCGCAGGTGTTGCCCAGGAGACGACACACCGTTTCcctctcatttatttgtttagaatGATGACCAGTGTATTAATGGTTCAGAAACTATTTCTTGGAAACAGGATGCTTTATGATGTGGGTAAGAGGCACACTCCTAGCATGCATTTGGCAGAGAAGAGCAAGGCTCACGCTGAGTACATAGGTAATTCAATGTATTTAGGAAAATGTAAACACAGACTTCAGGGTGAAGAGGAAACTAGTCTGGAAGCTTTAGGGGTACAAAGCAGACACCCGCTAATTATTCTCACCCAAGTGTTCACACAAACACCAAATGCTCACAAAAATGAGCAGTCTTGCATATCCAGTGATCCTGTGTCTTTTAgggaatgatatttttaaaacatattttcctgtTCCTAATTCCAAACCTACTAACAGATCAATGAAATCTTTTATGAATTTTCTGATACATGATTCTACCCCTACCCCCCCaacaacatatatgtataattttatacaatTGCAAGTGGCTAACACTAGAGACAGACTCCAAGGTTCTGCAAGGGCCTCAGCACCTGGCATGCAAGGCCAGTACCACAGGGAGCCAGGGCAGGGACGGGTCATGAAGGCTGGCCTCCTGTCCCTAATTGCAAAGTCAAGATCTGCCAGGTCTTAGCAGTGCTGGATACTGAACCTTGGGTTTTAAATCCACTGCCTCTAATCCTCACAACTTGGTAAGGCAGTCCATCAGCGATTCTGCACATGGAGTCTCAGGGTCTGAGGTATGAAACAGCACAGCCCACCAGCTAGCACTGACACCGGGGAGCAGCTTTCCAACTTCCATGCTATGCTTTAGCCTATAGCCCTTCACTGGCCCACAGCAGGTTTGTGAGAAGTCACCATTTAATGTCCCTGTACAACACGCCAGGAAAAATACCCtgagaaacatacacagagagagataatCTTATTGTGACTTCATTTATGAAATACTTGGAAATTTAGGGGCCTTTCACCAATTTATGTAGAAACTTTATAGaa from Mus pahari chromosome 9, PAHARI_EIJ_v1.1, whole genome shotgun sequence includes:
- the Foxo3 gene encoding forkhead box protein O3 — encoded protein: MAEAPASPVPLSPLEVELDPEFEPQSRPRSCTWPLQRPELQASPAKPSGETAADSMIPEEDDDEDDEDGGGRASSAMVIGGGVSSTLGSGLLLEDSAMLLAPGGQDLGSGPASAAGALSGGTPTQLQPQQPLPPPQPGAAGGSGQPRKCSSRRNAWGNLSYADLITRAIESSPDKRLTLSQIYEWMVRCVPYFKDKGDSNSSAGWKNSIRHNLSLHSRFMRVQNEGTGKSSWWIINPDGGKSGKAPRRRAVSMDNSNKYTKSRGRAAKKKAALQAAPESADDSPSQLSKWPGSPTSRSSDELDAWTDFRSRTNSNASTVSGRLSPILASTELDDVQDDDGPLSPMLYSSSASLSPSVNKPCTVELPRLTDMAGTMNLNDGLAENLMDDLLDNIALPPSQPSPPGGLMQRGSSFPYTAKSSGLGSPTGSFNSTVFGPSSLNSLRQSPMQTIQENRPATFSSVSHYGNQTLQDLLASDSLSHSDVMMTQSDPLMSQASTAVSAQNARRNVMLRNDPMMSFAAQPTQGSLVNQNLLHHQHQTQGALGGSRALSNSVSNMGLSDSSSLGSAKHQQQSPASQSMQTLSDSLSGSPLYSASANLPVMGHDRFPSDLDLDMFNGSLECDMESIIRSELMDADGLDFNFDSLISTQNVVGLNVGNFTGAKQASSQSWVPG